In a single window of the Phaeobacter sp. G2 genome:
- the pncB gene encoding nicotinate phosphoribosyltransferase, which translates to MDIATRVYNHKWKIDPIIRSLIDTDFYKLLMCQSVFRNKPQTEVTFSLINRSTSVPLAHLIDEGELREQLDHIRSLSLSRGESTWLRGNTFYGKRQMFRPDFMEWFENLRLPAYHLERVGDQYELTFEGKWHEVMLWEISALAVLMELRSRAVLNDMGRFELQVLYARAMTRVWEKIERLRDIDGLSIADFGTRRRHGFLWQDWCVQAMREGLGSKFTGTSNCLIAMRREVEAIGTNAHELPMVYSALAADDAALARAPYDVLSDWHEEHDGNLRIILPDTYGTQGFLDHAPDWLAGWTGIRIDSGDPAAWAEVAIKWWQERGEDPLQKRVIFSDGLDVDKIAELHGKFAGRTKVSFGWGTLLTNDFRGLVPDDGLAPFSLVCKAISANGKPTVKLSDNPEKAMGSADEIARYKRVFGIGEQDHIDVIV; encoded by the coding sequence GTGGATATCGCAACCCGCGTTTACAATCATAAATGGAAGATCGACCCGATCATCCGTTCCTTGATTGATACAGATTTTTACAAACTGCTGATGTGTCAGTCAGTCTTTCGCAATAAACCGCAGACCGAGGTGACATTCTCGTTGATCAACCGGTCAACCTCGGTGCCGCTGGCGCATCTGATCGACGAGGGAGAGCTGCGCGAGCAGTTGGATCATATCCGTTCTTTGTCGCTGTCCCGTGGCGAAAGCACCTGGCTGCGCGGCAATACCTTTTATGGCAAGCGCCAGATGTTTCGCCCGGACTTTATGGAGTGGTTCGAAAACCTGCGCCTGCCCGCCTATCATCTGGAACGCGTCGGTGATCAGTATGAGCTGACCTTTGAAGGCAAATGGCACGAGGTCATGCTCTGGGAGATTTCAGCCCTGGCGGTGCTGATGGAGCTGCGCTCGCGGGCGGTTCTGAATGACATGGGCCGGTTTGAACTGCAGGTGCTTTATGCCCGCGCCATGACGCGGGTCTGGGAAAAGATCGAGCGCCTGCGCGATATCGACGGGTTGAGCATTGCCGATTTTGGCACCCGCCGCCGCCATGGATTCCTCTGGCAGGACTGGTGCGTGCAGGCGATGCGCGAAGGGCTGGGAAGCAAATTCACCGGCACCTCGAACTGTCTGATCGCCATGCGGCGCGAGGTCGAAGCCATTGGCACCAATGCCCATGAGCTGCCGATGGTCTATTCGGCTTTGGCAGCGGATGATGCAGCTTTGGCCCGTGCGCCCTATGATGTGTTGTCAGACTGGCATGAGGAACATGACGGTAATCTGCGCATCATCCTGCCCGATACCTATGGCACCCAGGGGTTTCTGGATCACGCGCCGGACTGGCTGGCGGGCTGGACCGGGATCCGTATCGACAGCGGTGATCCAGCCGCATGGGCGGAGGTGGCGATCAAATGGTGGCAGGAGCGCGGCGAAGATCCGCTGCAAAAGCGGGTGATTTTCTCAGATGGGTTGGACGTCGATAAAATCGCCGAGCTGCACGGGAAATTTGCGGGGCGGACGAAAGTCTCTTTTGGTTGGGGCACCCTGCTGACCAATGATTTTCGCGGCCTGGTCCCCGATGATGGGTTGGCCCCCTTCTCGCTGGTGTGCAAAGCGATCTCCGCCAATGGAAAACCAACGGTAAAATTGTCGGATAACCCGGAAAAAGCCATGGGGTCGGC
- the pncA gene encoding bifunctional nicotinamidase/pyrazinamidase encodes MTQALIVIDVQNDFCPGGALAVPGGDEVVAPINAMMGNFDTVILTQDWHPAGHSSFASSHSGMSPFESVGMSYGPQVLWPDHCVQGSAGAEFHPELDVSGDLIIRKGFRPLIDSYSGFFENDQKTPTGLDGYLRSRGVSELTFVGLATDFCVAFSALDAVKLGFKVHVDLTACRGIDLEGSLAKSLAEMRAAGVQLQQV; translated from the coding sequence ATGACGCAGGCCCTGATCGTAATTGATGTCCAGAACGATTTTTGTCCAGGTGGCGCGCTTGCGGTCCCCGGAGGCGATGAAGTGGTGGCGCCGATCAATGCTATGATGGGGAATTTCGACACTGTGATCCTGACCCAGGACTGGCACCCGGCGGGGCATTCCTCCTTTGCCAGCTCGCACTCTGGCATGTCGCCGTTTGAGAGCGTCGGGATGAGCTATGGGCCGCAGGTTTTGTGGCCGGATCACTGTGTTCAGGGCAGCGCCGGAGCCGAATTTCACCCGGAACTGGATGTGAGCGGTGATCTGATTATCCGCAAGGGGTTTCGCCCCCTGATCGACAGCTATTCCGGGTTCTTTGAAAATGATCAAAAGACCCCCACGGGGTTGGACGGGTATCTGCGCTCTCGTGGGGTGTCGGAGCTGACCTTTGTTGGGCTGGCGACCGATTTCTGCGTTGCTTTTTCGGCCCTGGATGCCGTCAAACTGGGCTTTAAGGTCCATGTCGATCTCACCGCATGCCGGGGGATAGACCTGGAGGGGTCACTGGCGAAGTCTTTGGCAGAGATGCGCGCCGCTGGGGTGCAATTACAACAGGTTTGA
- a CDS encoding ATP-binding protein yields MTTQGKSGEEEPRISSLAQHHERYSQDGLFRRYVRGQVRIFWPRLAFIALVSLMMVVFASIVAGLVAFLVAGTVEVIDGTFMRYAQRKLKAGAPSRGLRRISAVTGFLQSCGMFLSTASPYWVGSLIGETNLAEIDPLFAISVLAGAAINAGLLMPYNRLATVARLSVYMLAPYVLMFSGDNVLSQMEFQLRLGGLLILDGTLFWYLHFVNRSFSRTRSMLLTQALQQQELEGAYQRLLEQQVEAKRLALVARHANDSVLLIDENNKVKWVNEAFTRLTGYGFDEILDREPGDLLNHPDTDPDALDQILEGRRKARPFRMEILNRHKDGRDIWLETNQVPIRGEQGGEMSYIAIERDITAAKQNAQQLEEARQAAEEGSRAKSDFLATMSHEIRTPMNGVIGMAQLLEETDLDTDQKLYANTILSSAKTLLALINDILDLSKLDAGQISINPCDFDLHQCIDETIRLLRTQAEAKGLTLDVERDADLPRYLNGDDHRLRQILNNLVGNAIKFTEQGRVKVTVEAEPTSGGGVLLNCSIIDTGIGIPKEMLTGIFERFSQADAAISRRFGGSGLGLAISRRLAEAMDGRITVTSEIGTGSCFTLALPFGLASAADITVAPVPERTGDTDGLSGLRVLVAEDNRVNRLLIQKFLKQTDLELEFAHDGAEAVDKVKSFEPDIILMDVSMPVMDGLEATRIIRSWGQPQPAIIALTANAFDTDREVCLAAGMNEFVTKPISRTQLLEVLASFAQAHRVQMTG; encoded by the coding sequence ATGACGACCCAAGGAAAGTCTGGCGAAGAAGAGCCTCGTATCAGCTCGCTGGCCCAACACCACGAGCGATATAGCCAGGACGGGTTGTTCCGGCGCTATGTGCGTGGTCAGGTGAGGATTTTTTGGCCACGTTTGGCCTTTATTGCGCTGGTGTCTCTGATGATGGTGGTGTTTGCCTCAATCGTGGCCGGGCTGGTTGCATTTTTGGTCGCCGGTACAGTCGAGGTGATAGATGGCACATTCATGCGCTATGCCCAGCGAAAGCTGAAGGCTGGGGCTCCCAGCCGGGGATTGCGTCGCATCAGCGCGGTTACTGGCTTTCTGCAGAGCTGTGGCATGTTTCTCAGTACAGCGAGCCCCTATTGGGTGGGTTCGCTGATTGGCGAAACCAATCTGGCAGAAATAGATCCGCTTTTTGCAATTAGTGTTTTGGCGGGGGCAGCGATAAATGCGGGCCTGCTGATGCCCTACAATAGGCTGGCAACTGTGGCCCGTCTGAGCGTCTATATGCTGGCGCCCTATGTTTTGATGTTCAGTGGTGACAACGTTCTCAGCCAAATGGAATTTCAACTACGTCTCGGCGGATTGCTGATACTCGATGGGACGCTGTTTTGGTATCTGCATTTTGTTAACCGCAGCTTTTCGCGCACCCGCAGCATGTTGTTGACCCAGGCCTTGCAGCAGCAGGAGCTGGAGGGCGCCTATCAGCGCTTGCTGGAGCAGCAGGTCGAGGCAAAGCGGCTGGCCTTGGTGGCACGCCATGCAAATGACAGTGTTCTTCTCATAGATGAAAACAACAAGGTAAAATGGGTGAACGAGGCCTTCACCCGGCTGACGGGATACGGCTTTGATGAAATTCTGGACCGAGAGCCTGGTGACTTGCTGAACCATCCAGACACCGATCCAGACGCGCTTGATCAAATCCTCGAGGGGCGGCGCAAGGCGCGACCTTTCAGGATGGAGATTCTGAACCGCCACAAGGATGGGCGGGATATCTGGCTGGAAACCAACCAGGTTCCCATACGGGGCGAGCAGGGTGGAGAGATGTCCTACATCGCCATCGAGCGTGACATAACAGCGGCCAAACAAAACGCCCAGCAGCTCGAAGAAGCCCGCCAGGCAGCCGAAGAAGGGAGCCGTGCCAAATCGGATTTCCTGGCCACCATGAGCCACGAAATCCGCACTCCGATGAATGGGGTCATTGGTATGGCACAGCTGCTGGAAGAAACCGATCTGGATACCGATCAAAAGCTCTATGCCAACACGATTCTCAGCTCAGCCAAAACCTTGTTGGCACTGATCAACGACATCTTGGATCTGTCAAAGCTGGACGCAGGGCAGATTTCGATCAACCCCTGTGATTTTGACCTGCACCAATGCATTGACGAGACAATTCGATTGCTGCGTACCCAGGCCGAAGCCAAGGGGCTGACCCTGGATGTTGAGCGTGATGCCGATTTACCCCGCTACCTCAATGGCGACGATCACCGGCTGCGCCAAATTTTGAATAATCTGGTGGGCAATGCGATCAAGTTCACTGAACAGGGCCGGGTCAAGGTCACGGTCGAAGCAGAGCCAACATCCGGCGGTGGGGTATTGCTGAACTGTTCAATTATTGACACCGGCATCGGCATCCCAAAAGAAATGCTTACGGGCATTTTTGAGCGTTTCTCGCAGGCTGATGCGGCCATCAGTCGCCGTTTTGGCGGCTCAGGGCTTGGCCTGGCCATCTCCAGGCGCTTGGCCGAGGCCATGGATGGGCGCATCACCGTAACCTCGGAAATCGGGACCGGATCATGTTTCACCCTGGCCCTGCCTTTTGGCCTGGCCAGCGCTGCGGACATCACAGTGGCGCCAGTGCCAGAGCGGACAGGGGACACTGATGGATTGTCTGGGCTGCGGGTGCTGGTGGCCGAAGACAACCGGGTCAACCGGTTGTTGATACAGAAGTTCCTGAAACAGACAGATCTGGAGCTGGAGTTTGCCCATGATGGCGCTGAGGCGGTAGACAAGGTCAAATCGTTCGAGCCGGATATCATCCTGATGGATGTTAGCATGCCGGTCATGGACGGATTGGAGGCGACGCGGATCATTCGCTCTTGGGGCCAGCCGCAACCGGCGATCATCGCCTTGACCGCAAATGCATTTGATACCGATCGTGAGGTCTGTCTGGCCGCTGGCATGAATGAATTTGTCACCAAGCCGATTTCCAGAACCCAGCTTTTGGAGGTTCTGGCCAGCTTTGCGCAAGCCCACCGGGTGCAAATGACAGGGTGA
- a CDS encoding rhodanese-related sulfurtransferase produces the protein MYKIAALYHFTRFTDPAALKPALLELCLHHAVTGSLLLAQEGINGTIAGPEAGIEAVLNHIKTLPGCADLAWKEAFSEQPPFGKIKVRLKKEIVTMGQPDVDPKASVGHYVEPEDWNDLIRAEDVAVIDTRNDYEVQIGTFEGAIDPETASFRDFPAWWQANKDRFHNKRVAMFCTGGIRCEKSTNYLLSQGVEDVYHLKGGILRYLEEMPPEDSSWQGECFVFDNRVSVGHGLVEGPHELCHGCRRPILPKDKTLPSFEMGVSCYQCIDETTEADKARFRERQKQMRLARERGEAHHGGRSV, from the coding sequence ATGTATAAAATCGCCGCCCTTTATCACTTCACCCGTTTCACCGATCCTGCCGCTCTCAAACCGGCACTGCTGGAGCTTTGTCTGCACCACGCGGTGACGGGGTCCCTGCTGCTGGCACAGGAGGGTATCAATGGCACTATTGCAGGCCCTGAAGCCGGGATCGAAGCGGTGCTCAACCATATCAAAACGCTGCCGGGCTGCGCGGATCTTGCCTGGAAAGAGGCCTTTAGCGAGCAGCCACCTTTTGGCAAGATCAAGGTCCGCCTGAAAAAGGAGATCGTCACCATGGGGCAGCCCGATGTCGATCCCAAAGCCAGTGTTGGCCATTATGTTGAACCCGAAGACTGGAACGACCTGATCCGCGCCGAAGATGTGGCGGTCATCGACACCCGCAACGACTATGAGGTGCAGATTGGCACCTTTGAGGGCGCAATCGACCCGGAAACCGCCAGCTTTCGCGACTTCCCCGCCTGGTGGCAGGCCAACAAGGACCGGTTTCACAACAAACGCGTGGCGATGTTTTGCACCGGTGGCATTCGCTGCGAGAAATCAACAAACTACCTGCTGAGCCAGGGTGTCGAGGATGTCTATCACCTCAAAGGTGGCATTCTGCGCTACCTGGAGGAAATGCCCCCCGAAGACAGCAGCTGGCAAGGCGAATGTTTTGTCTTTGACAACCGGGTATCGGTTGGCCACGGGTTGGTCGAAGGCCCACATGAGCTGTGCCACGGCTGTCGCCGCCCCATCCTGCCCAAGGATAAGACATTACCGTCATTTGAAATGGGGGTCTCTTGCTATCAGTGCATTGATGAGACCACTGAGGCAGACAAGGCCCGGTTCCGCGAGCGGCAAAAGCAGATGCGTCTCGCCCGTGAACGCGGGGAAGCCCATCACGGCGGGCGCAGCGTCTAA